The Nicotiana tabacum cultivar K326 chromosome 14, ASM71507v2, whole genome shotgun sequence genome contains a region encoding:
- the LOC107785868 gene encoding DNA repair protein RAD5B-like — MEMEAKVESENEKKIKMIKSIIGSEITEKAILEALSQQNNNPDAAINHLLDSSRPSAVQKTVTSTGVRISPMVKQENVEESVGCGTVHGLKVKEEPDVGIDEKGLEVEQKKVVDGYESKGSVDKCYLSFDGEEIVNGLKVKEEPDMGIEEKGLKVEEKKVLDDYQSKGSVGKWDLSFDEWLKFPENNPEIDTQKPKEEKKLEIMKVKEEQQDVLCVEPLSARPLSKQEYNSLKNSNVANGAKQEYNRLKSSSNVAICVNMEKMGIKKNMLSTVVIEDGDFPEDLDWLLVGRTIVTGLSTTKGRKLENNEIVHFAFPQQGNSKCSSQWGGSRAAAAAAASSIVRFSTKRFGEIGRLPMEWAKCLIPLVNSSKVKVHGRCVAAPVTLQLMQELMLYVSFYIHQSVFTSGDKSSWKLDSPSQIDTTTYPLLTLFKLLKVKPFQNAEFTPDELYSRKRQLNLDCDSNEAASALPIAKRRNGCQQYSEQNKDEHDISEASFNKLVGSVDMYDLKEMDAPDTLMCCLRPYQKEALYWMSESEKGSDVEETSKTLHPCWAAYRICEERKVYVNIFSGEATTEFPTASKSARGGILADAMGLGKTVMTIALILARLDRGSSLDDQEFVSDDADETEYITKRLIDTDTEVSRKAKGGTLIVCPMALLGQWKDELEAHSKPGSVSVFVHYGGDRSNDPKVIAEQDVVLTTYGVLSATYKADRENSIFHKVDWYRVVLDEAHTIKSWKTLGAQAAFTLSAHCRWCLTGTPLQNNLEDLYSLLCFLHVEPWCNWAWWNKLIQRPYENGDQRALKLIKAILRPLMLRRTKDTKDKEGRPILVLPPTDIQVIQCIKSEAERDFYDALFKRSKVQFDQFVAQGKVLHNYANILELLLRLRQCCNHPFLVMSRSDTQEFADLDKLARRFLETNPDSTTQKAPTPAYVEEVVEGIRNGENTECPICLESADDPVLTPCAHRMCRECLLSSWRTPTSGLCPICRQMLRKNELFTCPSENRFRIDVEKNWQESSKVSKLLECLESIRKTGCGEKSIVFSQWTSFLDLLEIPLKRKKIGYLRFDGKLVQKQRERVLKEFSETNEKTILLMSLKAGGVALNLTAASNVFLMDPWWNPAVEEQAIMRIHRIGQKNTVRVRRFIVKDTVEERMQQVQARKQRMIAGALTDEEVRSARLEELKMLFR, encoded by the exons ATGGAAATGGAAGCAAAGGTAGAATCAGAGAAcgagaagaaaataaagatgatCAAATCAATCATCGGTTCTGAAATTACAGAAAAGGCCATTCTTGAAGCCCTTTCTCAACAAAACAATAATCCAGATGCAGCCATTAACCACTTGCTCGATTCTTCGCGGCCATCAGCGGTTCAAAAGACTGTTACTAGCACTGGGGTTAGGATTTCTCCTATGGTAAAACAAGAAAATGTTGAAGAATCAGTGGGCTGTGGAACAGTTCATGGGCTAAAAGTTAAAGAAGAACCTGATGTGGGTATTGATGAAAAAGGGCTAGAAGTGGAGCAAAAGAAGGTTGTTGATGGTTATGAATCAAAAGGGTCTGTTGATAAATGTTATTTGAGCTTTGATGGTGAAGAAATAGTTAATGGACTAAAAGTTAAAGAAGAACCTGATATGGGTATTGAGGAAAAAGGGCTAAAAGTGGAAGAAAAGAAGGTTCTTGATGATTATCAATCAAAAGGATCTGTTGGTAAATGGGATTTGAGCTTTGATGAATGGTTAAAGTTTCCCGAAAACAATCCAGAAATTGATACACAGAAGccgaaagaagaaaagaaactcGAAATCATGAAAGTTAAAGAAGAGCAACAAGATGTACTTTGTGTTGAACCATTGTCAGCAAGGCCTTTATCAAAACAAGAATACAATTCCCTGAAAAACAGTAATGTGGCTAATGGTGCAAAACAAGAATACAACAGACTGAAAAGTAGTAGTAatgtggctatttgtgtaaatatggaaaaaatgggaattaagaaaaatatgcTTAGTACTGTTGTGATAGAAGATGGAGATTTTCCTGAAGATCTTGATTGGTTATTAGTTGGGAGGACTATTGTTACTGGGCTTTCAACTACAAAAGGGAGAAAATTGGAAAACAATGAAATTGTTCATTTTGCTTTTCCTCAACAAGGAAATAGTAAGTGTAGTTCACAATGGGGTGGATCAagagctgctgctgctgctgctgcatcTTCCATTGTTAGATTCTCGACGAAAAGATTTGGGGAG ATTGGGCGTCTCCCAATGGAATGGGCAAAATGTCTCATTCCACTTGTAAATTCTTCAAAGGTAAAGGTTCATGGCCGATGTGTTGCTGCGCCTGTAACTCTGCAGCTAATGCAGGAGCTTATGTTGTATGTAAG TTTCTACATTCACCAGTCAGTGTTTACTAGCGGCGATAAGTCATCTTGGAAGCTGGATTCTCCCTCACAAATTGATACCACAACATATCCACTACTTACTTTGTTCAAGTTACTCAAAGTCAAACCATTTCAAAAT GCTGAGTTCACTCCGGATGAACTTTATTCTCGTAAACGCCAGCTTAATTTAGAT TGTGATTCGAATGAGGCTGCTTCAGCATTACCAATAGCAAAACGAAGAAACGGCTGCCAGCAGTATTCAGAGCAAAACAAGGATGAGCATGATATCTCTGAAGCATCGTTTAACAAACTTGTTGGTTCTGTAGACATGTATGACTTGAAG GAAATGGATGCTCCCGATACACTTATGTGCTGCCTAAGGCCTTACCAGAAGGAGGCTCTTTACTGGATGTCAGAATCAGAGAAAGGAAGTGATGTTGAGGAAACATCTAAAACTCTTCATCCATGTTGGGCAGCATATCGGATATGTGAAGA GAGGAAAGTTTATGTTAACATTTTCTCTGGGGAAGCAACGACAGAATTCCCAACTGCATCAAAATCAGCACGAGGAGGG ATATTGGCAGATGCAATGGGGCTTGGAAAAACAGTGATGACAATTGCTTTAATTCTTGCTAGACTGGACAGGGGTAGTAGCCTTGATGATCAAGAATTTGTCTCAGACGACGCAGATGAAACTGAATATATAACGAAAAGACTCATTGATACTGATACAGAAGTCTCAAGAAAGGCAAAAGGTGGCACTCTCATTGTCTGTCCCATGGCATTGCTAGGCCAGTGGAAG GATGAACTTGAAGCACATTCAAAACCTGGTAGCGTTTCAGTTTTCGTTCATTATGGTGGGGACAGAAGTAATGACCCTAAAGTGATAGCAGAACAAGATGTAGTCCTAACAACTTATGGTGTCTTGAGTGCAACTTACAAGGCT GATAGGGAGAACAGCATATTTCATAAAGTTGATTGGTACCGCGTTGTTCTGGATGAGGCACACACCATAAAATCTTGGAAGACTCTAGGTGCACAGGCCGCGTTTACTTTGTCAGCGCATTGTAGGTGGTGTCTTACTGGTACTCCTCTTCAG AATAATTTGGAGGACCTTTACAGCCTTTTATGTTTCTTGCACGTTGAGCCATGGTGCAACTGGGCATG GTGGAACAAGTTAATACAGCGACCTTATGAAAATGGTGATCAAAGAGCTTTAAAATTGATCAAAGCCATTTTAAGGCCATTAATGTTGAGAAGAACAAAGGATACCAAGGACAAAGAAGGAAG GCCGATTCTTGTtctccctccaactgatattcaaGTCATTCAGTGTATAAAATCAGAAGCCGAACGTGACTTCTATGATGCCCTCTTCAAGAGATCTAAA GTTCAATTTGATCAGTTTGTGGCACAAGGAAAAGTTCTTCACAACTATGCTAATATTCTCGAATTACTACTTCGATTGAGGCAGTGTTGCAATCATCCTTTCCTTGTTATGAG TCGAAGCGATACACAAGAATTTGCAGACTTAGACAAGCTAGCAAGAAGATTCTTGGAAACAAATCCTGATTCTACAACACAGAAAGCACCTACACCAGCATATGTAGAAGAAGTTGTTGAGGGAATTCGTAACGGCGAAAATACAGAATGTCCAATATGCCTTGAGTCAGCAGATGATCCTGTGTTAACACCATGTGCTCACAGAATGTGCAGAGAATGTCTACTTTCAAGTTGGAGAACTCCAACAAGTGGACTTTGTCCAATTTGTAGACAAATGCTAAGGAAAAATGAGCTATTTACATGTCCATCCGAAAATCGGTTTAGGATTGATGTTGAGAAGAATTGGCAAGAGTCTTCTAAGGTTTCAAAACTGTTGGAATGTTTAGAATCAATAAGAAAAACAGGCTGTGGTGAAAAGAGTATTGTTTTTAGTCAATGGACTTCATTTCTTGATCTTTTGGAGATTCCacttaagagaaagaaaattggTTATTTGAGGTTTGATGGGAAGTTGGTgcaaaaacaaagagaaagggTCTTGAAAGAGTTCAGTGAGACTAATGAGAAAACA ATTTTGTTAATGTCACTAAAAGCTGGAGGTGTGGCCTTGAATTTAACAGCAGCTTCTAATGTCTTCCTCATG GATCCATGGTGGAATCCTGCAGTAGAGGAGCAAGCAATAATGAGAATTCATCGTATTGGTCAAAAGAATACAGTTCGTGTTAGAAGGTTCATTGTTAAG GacacagtagaagaaagaatGCAACAAGTACAAGCAAGAAAGCAAAGGATGATAGCTGGAGCTTTGACTGATGAAGAAGTACGTTCGGCTAGACTTGAAGAACTCAAAATGCTTTTTCGATAG